The proteins below come from a single Paracoccus sp. SCSIO 75233 genomic window:
- a CDS encoding electron transfer flavoprotein subunit alpha/FixB family protein has protein sequence MAVLLLGEVTNGELNADATGKAVNALKGLGDVTVLCAGSSAKAAADEAAKIDGVAKVLVAEDALYGHRLAEPTAALLVELAGDYDHIAAPATTDAKNIMPRVAALLDVMVISDVSEVVDADTFKRPVYAGNAIQTVKSKDAKKVLTVRTASFDAAGAGGSASVTDQATGPDPALSAWVSDEVAESDRPELTSAGRVVSGGRGVGSEENFAIIEALADKLGAAVGASRAAVDSGFAPNDWQVGQTGKVVAPELYIAIGISGAIQHLAGMKDSKVIVAINKDEEAPIFQIADYGLVGDLFNIVPELTEKL, from the coding sequence ATGGCTGTTCTGCTGCTGGGTGAAGTCACCAATGGGGAACTCAACGCGGATGCCACGGGCAAGGCGGTCAATGCGCTGAAGGGTCTGGGCGATGTGACGGTGCTCTGTGCCGGATCGTCGGCGAAGGCCGCCGCTGACGAAGCCGCGAAGATCGACGGTGTGGCCAAGGTGCTGGTCGCCGAGGATGCGCTGTACGGTCATCGTCTGGCCGAACCGACCGCCGCGCTGCTGGTCGAACTGGCGGGCGATTACGACCATATCGCGGCCCCCGCGACGACCGACGCCAAGAACATCATGCCGCGCGTGGCGGCTTTGCTGGATGTGATGGTGATCTCGGATGTCTCCGAGGTGGTCGATGCCGATACGTTCAAGCGCCCGGTCTATGCGGGCAATGCGATCCAGACGGTCAAATCGAAAGACGCGAAGAAGGTGCTGACCGTGCGCACCGCCAGCTTCGATGCGGCGGGCGCGGGCGGATCCGCATCCGTCACCGATCAGGCGACCGGCCCGGACCCGGCGCTGTCTGCGTGGGTCTCGGACGAGGTTGCGGAAAGCGACCGCCCGGAACTGACCTCGGCGGGCCGCGTGGTCTCCGGCGGTCGTGGCGTCGGCTCGGAAGAAAACTTCGCGATCATCGAGGCGCTCGCCGACAAGCTCGGCGCTGCGGTCGGCGCCAGCCGCGCGGCGGTCGACAGTGGCTTCGCCCCGAATGACTGGCAGGTCGGCCAGACCGGCAAGGTGGTCGCACCTGAGCTTTACATCGCCATCGGCATCTCCGGCGCGATCCAGCACCTTGCGGGGATGAAGGATTCGAAAGTGATCGTGGCGATCAACAAGGACGAGGAAGCCCCGATCTTCCAGATCGCCGATTACGGCCTTGTCGGCGACCTGTTCAACATCGTCCCGGAACTGACCGAAAAGCTCTGA
- a CDS encoding ABC transporter ATP-binding protein, with product MSILPNDAILSVKDLRVAFGETEAVHGLSFDLYEGETLALVGESGSGKSVSALSILRLIEREGGRITGGSIRLGGASPTEITTLPPAALRALRGERIAMIFQEPMTSLNPVMTIGAQIIETLTLHRDIRGAAAREAARAALERVAIPEPEQRLDQYPHELSGGLRQRVMIAMALVCEPEVLIADEPTTALDVTTQAEILSLIARLQRELRMAVLFITHDLGVVSEIADRVVVMRHGDKLEEGTTAEIFNNPQAAYTRELLAASPRLGAGSPTPLRNAEAVLKLRGLSASYHNKSLFRRTAPTPIVRNVSLEIGKGETLGLVGESGCGKSTLARTVMRLLDPSDGEVDLLGTRIDGLSARKLMPYRAQMQMVFQDPYASLNPRMSIRDLVTEPAYLHGMVPQGGRDKMASDLLSRVGLPEDAAERFPHQFSGGQRQRICIARALSVRPQLIVADEAVSALDVSNARRVTELMAQIQRDEGTSFMFISHDIAVVERVSHRIAVMYKGEIVETGPTQEVLRNPQHDYTKRLLSAVPRISPPKSVAPERAHSMDPIPA from the coding sequence ATGAGCATTTTGCCAAACGATGCCATCCTTTCGGTGAAGGATCTGCGTGTCGCCTTCGGTGAAACCGAGGCCGTGCACGGGCTGTCCTTCGACCTGTATGAGGGCGAGACGCTCGCACTGGTCGGGGAAAGCGGATCGGGCAAAAGCGTCAGTGCCCTGTCCATCCTGCGTCTCATCGAACGCGAGGGCGGGCGCATCACCGGCGGCTCAATCCGCCTCGGCGGGGCTTCTCCAACCGAAATTACCACCCTGCCACCAGCCGCGCTGCGCGCCCTGCGTGGCGAGCGCATCGCCATGATCTTTCAGGAACCGATGACCTCGCTGAACCCGGTGATGACCATCGGGGCGCAGATCATCGAAACCCTGACGCTCCACCGGGATATCCGCGGCGCGGCAGCGCGCGAAGCAGCGCGCGCTGCACTTGAACGGGTCGCGATCCCGGAACCGGAGCAACGTCTCGATCAGTATCCGCACGAGCTTTCCGGCGGCCTGCGGCAACGGGTCATGATCGCGATGGCTCTGGTCTGCGAACCGGAGGTGCTGATTGCCGACGAACCGACAACCGCACTCGACGTGACGACACAGGCCGAAATCCTCAGTCTGATCGCCCGATTGCAGCGTGAGTTGCGGATGGCGGTTCTGTTCATCACCCACGACCTCGGCGTGGTCTCCGAAATTGCCGACAGGGTCGTCGTGATGCGACATGGCGACAAGCTGGAAGAAGGCACCACAGCGGAGATTTTCAACAATCCCCAGGCCGCCTATACCCGCGAATTGCTGGCGGCATCGCCACGGCTCGGCGCCGGATCGCCCACGCCGCTCCGCAATGCCGAGGCGGTGCTCAAGCTTCGCGGACTGAGCGCGAGCTATCACAACAAGTCACTGTTCCGCCGCACGGCCCCGACACCGATCGTCCGCAATGTATCGCTGGAAATCGGCAAGGGCGAAACGCTTGGACTGGTCGGGGAGTCCGGCTGCGGAAAATCGACACTCGCCCGCACCGTCATGCGCCTGCTCGACCCTTCCGATGGCGAGGTCGATCTGCTCGGCACCCGCATCGACGGGCTGTCCGCCCGCAAACTCATGCCGTATCGCGCCCAAATGCAGATGGTGTTTCAGGACCCTTACGCCTCGCTGAATCCGCGCATGTCGATCAGGGATCTGGTGACGGAGCCCGCATATCTGCACGGCATGGTCCCGCAGGGGGGCCGCGATAAAATGGCGTCCGACCTGCTGTCCCGCGTCGGGCTGCCCGAAGATGCAGCCGAGCGGTTCCCGCATCAGTTCTCCGGCGGACAAAGGCAGCGCATCTGTATCGCGCGTGCGCTTTCAGTGCGGCCTCAGCTGATCGTTGCGGACGAAGCCGTCTCGGCGCTTGACGTCTCAAACGCACGGCGCGTGACGGAACTGATGGCGCAGATCCAGCGTGACGAAGGCACATCCTTCATGTTCATCAGCCACGACATTGCCGTGGTCGAGCGCGTGAGCCACAGGATTGCTGTGATGTATAAGGGCGAGATCGTCGAGACCGGCCCGACACAGGAGGTTCTCAGAAACCCGCAGCATGACTACACCAAGCGTTTGCTGAGCGCTGTGCCGCGAATCTCTCCGCCGAAATCTGTGGCTCCGGAAAGGGCGCACAGCATGGACCCGATCCCGGCGTGA
- a CDS encoding metallophosphoesterase: protein MTRIAIVTDIHHGAPSHTKRGDTALPLLAEFVDWVNAEKPDLVLELGDRISDIDTETDLRLEQEVADALSGLTVPIHHICGNHDRDHISVEQNEQILNARLMNEVIDLGDWQLALWRADAKIHRTPDLMGFDLPEADLLWLSRMVLRAEKPTLIASHVPVSDHSQIGNYYFQQNAGVATYPQADRVRMALSQARVPVICIAGHVHWNTVTTVDGIPHLTQQSLTESFTTAGEPARSWGLMTLGQTVHWQVFGDDPFEARLTPSTTRWTPRLDPFLPRKATQ from the coding sequence ATGACGCGCATCGCAATCGTCACCGACATCCACCACGGCGCTCCCTCCCATACCAAGCGTGGCGATACGGCGCTGCCGCTGCTTGCAGAGTTCGTGGACTGGGTGAACGCTGAAAAGCCCGATCTGGTGCTGGAACTGGGCGACCGGATTTCCGACATCGATACCGAAACGGACCTGCGCCTGGAGCAAGAGGTGGCCGACGCGCTCTCCGGTCTGACCGTCCCGATCCACCATATTTGCGGCAACCATGATCGCGATCATATCTCCGTCGAACAGAACGAGCAGATCCTGAACGCGCGCCTCATGAACGAAGTGATCGACCTCGGCGATTGGCAACTCGCCCTGTGGCGTGCCGATGCCAAGATCCACCGGACACCGGATCTCATGGGCTTCGATTTACCGGAAGCGGACCTTCTCTGGCTGTCGCGCATGGTGCTGCGCGCGGAGAAGCCGACGCTCATCGCCAGCCATGTCCCAGTCTCCGACCATTCGCAGATCGGAAACTACTATTTCCAGCAAAACGCCGGGGTGGCGACTTACCCACAGGCCGACCGCGTGCGCATGGCGCTTTCGCAAGCCCGCGTGCCCGTCATCTGCATCGCCGGTCACGTCCACTGGAACACCGTCACCACCGTCGACGGCATCCCGCATCTGACCCAGCAAAGCCTGACTGAAAGCTTCACAACCGCAGGCGAACCGGCACGGTCCTGGGGTCTGATGACACTCGGCCAAACCGTCCACTGGCAGGTTTTCGGTGACGACCCGTTCGAGGCCCGCCTGACCCCGTCGACAACCCGCTGGACACCCCGGCTTGATCCCTTCCTCCCTCGAAAGGCCACGCAATGA
- a CDS encoding ABC transporter substrate-binding protein, giving the protein MFRLLLTTTIAALPMAAAAQEITVAAANVAPYLDPGRDHSNVGSQFYYNSFDTLIDRDHSKLEPEWVPGLAESWEIVEPTMMELKLREGVTFHNGEEMNADDVVFSLNRMFQATFPPYVVRSKDRLNNFDRAEKVDDYTVRIYTKRPEPLWETLVSIQQIAIIPEDYTKGLTGDPAVAEDSDYEAFSLAPVGTGPYRIATFQPGEQIVWERFDDFWGEPAPLERVTVTQVAETASRVTALKTGEADIITNIAPDQLSLIESDPNLKAEGAATALFHVMIMNENHPKLKDPRIRRAMSLAIDREALNQALWQGKAIVPSTHTMKEMGELHQPDLTTFEYDPEEAKALLEEAGYDGFEITYDTAATYYTNALLAAQAIMEMWAAVGINGKVNVGDEWTGGSPDMMARNWSNPMYFADPFGSFGVMWAPDGPSEGEGRFNTDESYAEKWDRFRFSTDIEARKEAYREVMEVIKMDPPVLPLYRPYESWAMKQSVNWAPMPGHIPYVLDFRAGSISLSEE; this is encoded by the coding sequence ATGTTTCGATTGCTGCTGACCACCACAATCGCTGCGCTGCCAATGGCCGCCGCCGCGCAGGAAATCACCGTCGCCGCCGCCAATGTCGCGCCATATCTCGACCCCGGTCGCGACCACTCCAATGTCGGCTCCCAGTTCTACTACAACAGCTTCGACACGCTGATCGACCGTGATCACAGCAAGCTGGAACCCGAATGGGTTCCCGGACTGGCGGAATCATGGGAAATCGTCGAGCCGACCATGATGGAGCTGAAGCTGCGCGAAGGCGTGACCTTCCACAACGGTGAAGAGATGAACGCCGATGATGTCGTCTTCTCGCTGAACCGGATGTTCCAGGCGACCTTCCCGCCCTATGTCGTGCGCTCCAAGGATCGTCTGAACAACTTCGACCGTGCGGAGAAAGTCGACGACTACACCGTGCGGATCTACACCAAGCGCCCGGAACCGCTGTGGGAAACGCTGGTCTCGATCCAGCAGATCGCCATCATCCCCGAGGACTACACCAAGGGGCTGACCGGCGATCCGGCTGTCGCTGAAGACAGCGACTACGAGGCCTTCTCGCTTGCCCCGGTCGGCACGGGTCCTTACCGCATCGCCACGTTCCAGCCGGGCGAACAGATCGTCTGGGAACGCTTCGACGATTTCTGGGGCGAACCGGCACCGCTTGAGCGCGTGACTGTCACGCAGGTCGCTGAAACCGCCAGCCGTGTTACGGCGCTGAAAACCGGCGAAGCCGATATCATCACCAATATCGCCCCGGACCAGCTCAGCCTGATCGAATCCGATCCCAACCTGAAGGCCGAAGGTGCGGCGACGGCTCTGTTCCATGTCATGATCATGAACGAGAACCATCCCAAGCTGAAGGATCCGCGCATTCGCCGCGCCATGTCGCTGGCGATCGACCGCGAGGCCCTCAATCAGGCGCTTTGGCAGGGTAAGGCGATCGTGCCGTCGACCCACACGATGAAGGAGATGGGCGAACTGCACCAGCCCGACCTGACGACCTTCGAATATGATCCCGAAGAGGCCAAGGCCCTGCTGGAAGAGGCCGGTTATGACGGCTTCGAAATCACCTATGACACGGCTGCGACCTATTACACCAACGCGCTTCTGGCCGCTCAGGCGATCATGGAGATGTGGGCTGCGGTCGGCATCAATGGCAAAGTCAATGTTGGCGATGAATGGACCGGCGGCAGCCCGGACATGATGGCCCGCAACTGGTCGAACCCGATGTATTTCGCAGACCCCTTCGGCTCCTTCGGCGTGATGTGGGCACCGGACGGACCGTCGGAAGGCGAAGGCCGCTTCAACACCGATGAAAGCTACGCCGAGAAATGGGACCGCTTCCGCTTCTCGACCGATATCGAGGCCCGCAAGGAAGCCTATCGCGAAGTCATGGAAGTCATCAAGATGGACCCGCCGGTCCTGCCGCTTTACCGCCCCTATGAAAGCTGGGCGATGAAGCAGTCGGTCAACTGGGCGCCGATGCCGGGCCATATCCCCTATGTGCTCGATTTCCGCGCCGGCAGCATTTCGCTGAGCGAAGAGTAA
- a CDS encoding ABC transporter permease, with the protein MATIANPAARPKARKRGMDFIQIVALAIAVLLVLGALFAPLLTPFDPLDQSLLSRLRPPVGFPNADPGHIMGTDELGRDVLSRTLYGLRLTLLLALSGAIIGLFLGGTLGLIAGLNRGIVEDSIMSLVDMQIAIPFTLVALLLLSILGTTLPVLVLVLGIAGWEQYARIVRGEVRRIAAMPFLESARTAGAGPIYIARRHVVPNIVSALVVQFTLALSNIVILESTLSFLGLGVQPPNPSLGSMVGLGRDYMPTAPWIVLTPAALIVALTFSVQILGDWLRDRADVRLRER; encoded by the coding sequence ATGGCAACCATTGCAAACCCCGCCGCCCGTCCGAAGGCAAGGAAGCGTGGCATGGACTTTATCCAGATCGTCGCCCTCGCCATCGCGGTTCTGCTGGTGCTGGGCGCATTATTCGCGCCGCTGCTGACCCCATTCGATCCGCTTGACCAAAGCCTGCTGTCGCGGCTTCGCCCGCCCGTCGGCTTCCCCAATGCCGACCCCGGCCATATCATGGGCACGGATGAGCTGGGCCGCGATGTTCTGTCCAGGACGCTTTACGGGCTTCGCCTCACGCTGCTGCTTGCGCTCTCAGGTGCGATAATAGGGCTGTTCCTCGGCGGGACGCTGGGCCTGATTGCCGGGCTGAACCGCGGGATCGTCGAGGATTCGATCATGTCGCTTGTCGACATGCAGATCGCCATCCCGTTCACGCTGGTCGCACTGCTGCTTCTGTCCATTCTCGGCACCACCCTGCCTGTCCTCGTGCTGGTGCTGGGCATTGCCGGATGGGAGCAATACGCGCGGATCGTGCGCGGCGAGGTCCGGCGCATCGCGGCGATGCCGTTTCTGGAATCGGCGCGCACCGCCGGGGCCGGTCCGATCTACATTGCCCGCCGCCATGTCGTGCCGAATATCGTTTCTGCGCTGGTGGTACAGTTCACCCTCGCCCTGTCCAATATCGTGATCCTCGAAAGCACGCTGTCCTTTCTCGGCCTCGGCGTCCAGCCGCCCAATCCGTCGCTCGGTTCGATGGTCGGGCTGGGCCGGGACTACATGCCGACCGCCCCGTGGATCGTCCTGACACCCGCCGCGCTGATCGTCGCTCTGACCTTCTCGGTTCAGATCCTCGGCGACTGGCTGCGCGACCGTGCCGATGTGCGGTTGCGGGAACGCTGA
- a CDS encoding ABC transporter permease, whose product MSIYIIRVLLKAVLTLFAIVTATFVATRLSGNPMDTFLGEGLTAEGREQLIEYFQLDGSLWEQYVAYLRGALSGEFGLSFVDRRPVTEVVADRLWPSAQLLLSSILLTISVSIPLGVLAAVYRKSWIGSAVMVVAFTGYAVPNFILAIIMILIFSYWLNWLPVMGNGSFLHFLMPTLTMSGVLIAALTRFTRNAMLDVLGQEFIRTARAKGLSEPRVVLRHGLGNASITVISVVGLQIASLAAAGSVVVESIFAWPGVGQLLVNAAIVRDYPVLQFGVIAVAIAVVAINTLTDIAYALADPRIRLSQS is encoded by the coding sequence ATGAGCATCTATATCATCCGGGTTCTCCTCAAGGCCGTACTGACGCTGTTCGCGATTGTTACGGCAACCTTCGTGGCGACGCGGCTGTCCGGCAATCCGATGGACACCTTCCTCGGCGAGGGACTGACCGCCGAAGGCCGGGAGCAACTGATCGAGTATTTCCAACTCGACGGATCGCTTTGGGAGCAATACGTCGCCTATCTTCGCGGCGCGCTTTCGGGCGAATTCGGGCTGAGCTTCGTGGATCGCCGCCCGGTGACCGAAGTGGTTGCGGACCGGCTCTGGCCCTCGGCGCAGCTTCTGCTGTCCTCGATCCTGCTGACGATTTCGGTGTCTATCCCGCTGGGCGTTCTGGCGGCGGTTTACCGCAAAAGCTGGATCGGATCGGCGGTCATGGTCGTCGCCTTCACCGGCTATGCCGTGCCGAATTTCATTCTGGCAATCATCATGATCCTTATCTTCTCCTACTGGCTCAACTGGCTGCCGGTCATGGGCAATGGCTCATTCCTGCATTTTCTGATGCCGACCCTTACAATGTCCGGGGTCCTGATCGCGGCGCTGACGCGGTTTACCCGCAACGCCATGCTCGACGTGCTGGGACAGGAGTTCATCCGTACCGCCCGCGCCAAGGGGCTGAGCGAACCGCGTGTGGTTCTGCGTCACGGGCTTGGCAACGCCTCCATCACCGTGATCTCGGTCGTCGGGCTTCAGATCGCCAGCCTCGCCGCCGCAGGCAGTGTCGTGGTCGAAAGCATCTTTGCCTGGCCGGGCGTCGGGCAGTTGCTCGTGAATGCGGCCATCGTGCGTGATTATCCGGTGCTGCAATTCGGCGTCATCGCCGTCGCCATTGCCGTCGTCGCAATCAACACACTCACCGACATCGCCTATGCGCTCGCCGACCCGCGCATCCGGCTGTCGCAGAGCTGA
- a CDS encoding HAD family hydrolase has translation MLPKADRAIRANGSGPVDAATPKNSEARIFPRLDPAAIQGARIVLCDLDGCLMSAGRAFDDAVDYVEACGERIWVVSNRSDMTAPELSVCLQHLGLQIPPSRIILAGEFALDHLSAHGLRRLALYAAPALHAHARRLGLDPDDAEDPEAVLLCRDPALTVDGMGPLLNMLDSGAPLWVSNEDLSHPDHRHRPIAETGALLAALRAIRPDLTWQSLGKPEPAMLLHALRLSGNQPGNAIFVGDNPRTDGAAAAAAGIPFHHIQRARKS, from the coding sequence GTGCTCCCGAAGGCGGATCGGGCGATCCGCGCAAACGGGAGTGGTCCTGTGGACGCGGCAACACCAAAGAACTCAGAAGCAAGGATTTTTCCCCGGCTCGACCCCGCCGCGATACAGGGGGCGCGGATCGTGCTGTGCGACCTCGACGGCTGCTTGATGTCGGCGGGGAGAGCGTTCGACGATGCGGTCGATTATGTCGAAGCCTGTGGCGAACGGATCTGGGTCGTGTCGAACAGATCCGACATGACCGCACCCGAACTTTCTGTCTGCCTCCAGCATCTCGGCCTGCAAATCCCGCCGTCGCGCATCATCCTCGCCGGTGAATTCGCGCTGGATCATCTGTCCGCGCATGGCCTCCGCCGCCTGGCCCTTTACGCCGCCCCGGCGCTTCATGCACATGCGCGTCGCCTCGGGCTCGACCCGGACGATGCAGAAGACCCCGAGGCGGTTCTTCTGTGTCGCGATCCTGCGCTGACCGTCGACGGGATGGGGCCGTTGCTCAACATGCTGGACAGCGGCGCGCCGCTATGGGTGTCGAATGAGGACCTGTCGCATCCCGATCACCGGCACCGACCTATTGCCGAAACCGGGGCGCTGCTGGCGGCGCTGCGTGCCATTCGCCCCGATCTGACCTGGCAGAGCCTTGGCAAACCGGAACCGGCAATGCTGCTACATGCGCTGCGGCTGTCCGGCAACCAGCCGGGCAACGCGATCTTCGTCGGCGACAACCCAAGGACCGACGGCGCCGCAGCCGCAGCAGCGGGCATCCCCTTTCATCACATCCAACGCGCGAGGAAGTCATGA
- a CDS encoding LysR substrate-binding domain-containing protein: MESVRAVAESGSYAAAARRLRVTQPNISALVRGIEAEFEVRLFRRENGRLVPTELCLKLCDSAERIAEAQADARRLLVSRASLREGEIVIGLGNAMPGMAVIAKFHRSFPHVKLQVETGSHQKITRGVLSHDYDIGVLPDAPRDSRFRVRHLSETRVLAIAPKDHPLAAADEISAKTLCREPLIFRAPGSSTQRAVDHMFARAGLTPKPFLTLDARDGLYEAVVNGLGIGFIWADSTTRVDGVVRLAITEMEGLATHDTAFCLAETKGQVIDAFFSCCYGFDGNSDP; the protein is encoded by the coding sequence TTGGAATCCGTCAGAGCGGTCGCCGAATCGGGTTCTTACGCGGCTGCGGCGCGGCGGCTTCGGGTGACGCAGCCGAATATCTCTGCGCTTGTCCGGGGAATCGAAGCGGAATTTGAGGTGAGGCTTTTCCGGCGCGAAAACGGCAGGCTGGTGCCGACCGAGCTTTGCCTGAAACTATGCGATTCGGCTGAGCGCATTGCCGAGGCACAGGCGGATGCGCGGCGCTTGCTTGTCAGCCGGGCATCGTTGCGCGAGGGCGAGATCGTTATCGGGCTGGGAAATGCGATGCCGGGCATGGCGGTGATCGCGAAATTCCACCGGAGCTTTCCGCATGTCAAACTTCAGGTCGAGACGGGTTCGCATCAGAAAATAACACGCGGCGTGCTGTCCCATGATTACGATATCGGGGTTTTGCCTGACGCACCCCGCGATTCCCGCTTCAGGGTGCGGCATTTGTCGGAAACCCGTGTCCTTGCCATCGCGCCGAAGGATCATCCTCTGGCGGCGGCCGACGAAATCAGCGCCAAAACGCTCTGCCGTGAGCCGCTGATCTTTCGGGCGCCGGGATCATCCACCCAGCGTGCCGTGGATCATATGTTCGCGCGTGCGGGGCTGACGCCGAAGCCTTTTCTGACGCTTGACGCGCGTGACGGTCTTTATGAGGCCGTGGTGAACGGGCTTGGGATCGGCTTTATCTGGGCCGACAGCACGACGCGGGTGGATGGCGTCGTCCGGCTTGCGATCACCGAGATGGAGGGGCTCGCGACACATGACACGGCGTTCTGCCTCGCGGAGACCAAGGGGCAGGTGATCGACGCGTTTTTCTCATGTTGCTATGGCTTTGACGGAAACTCCGACCCCTGA
- a CDS encoding MFS transporter, whose amino-acid sequence MSSASGKPDFFDQPKAVWATAFACVVGFMSIGLVDPILTSIAEGLNASPSQVSLLFSSYFLVTSVMMLVTGWVSSRIGGPNTILLGTALIVVFAALAGLSNSVAELVMYRAGWGLGNALFVATALSVIVATSRGGMSAAILMYEAALGLGISAGPLLGAALGTMSWRYPFFGTAALMCVAFLAVYFLLPPLPKPAQKTSLSAPIKALGDKGLLITAVAAFFYNYGFFTVLAFVPFVLNMSPFAVGMIFFGWGLFLAVFSVLIAPRLQARFSSVQILSGCLLVFALLLCVMAFAPAPVIAGCVVFSGALMGICNTVFTELALGVSDHPHPVASAGYNFVRWFSGVIAPLAAPHLAESFGTQSAFFAAVIAAIVATAVLVLGRNALREKDEELHVAVTASKSGIFAALEGSPKDEAVLARAAALAKNHAMPVFVLHVRTYEIAGGMAVFSETVADAANIVNAALTRLRAEGVKAEGDVIEAAAAHLVPAIDAQLTGLSPKYVVISRGEGGDLSHGSTVENLLREMPEGPELAMV is encoded by the coding sequence ATGTCCTCCGCCTCTGGAAAGCCAGATTTCTTCGATCAGCCGAAAGCCGTCTGGGCCACGGCCTTCGCCTGCGTTGTGGGTTTCATGTCGATCGGTCTGGTCGACCCGATCCTGACCTCCATCGCAGAAGGGCTGAATGCCTCGCCATCACAAGTGTCACTGCTGTTCTCCAGCTATTTCCTCGTCACCTCGGTGATGATGCTGGTGACGGGCTGGGTCAGCAGCCGGATTGGTGGCCCGAACACAATTCTTCTGGGCACCGCCCTGATCGTGGTCTTTGCCGCACTGGCGGGGCTTTCGAATTCCGTGGCCGAGCTGGTCATGTACCGTGCCGGTTGGGGCCTGGGCAACGCGCTGTTCGTGGCAACGGCGTTGTCGGTCATCGTCGCCACTTCACGGGGGGGAATGTCCGCCGCGATCCTGATGTATGAGGCGGCACTTGGTCTGGGGATTTCCGCAGGCCCGCTTCTGGGCGCAGCACTCGGCACGATGTCATGGCGCTATCCGTTCTTCGGTACGGCGGCGCTGATGTGCGTGGCGTTCCTCGCCGTCTATTTCCTGCTGCCGCCACTGCCGAAGCCGGCACAGAAAACCTCGCTTTCCGCGCCGATCAAAGCCCTGGGCGACAAGGGCCTGTTGATCACGGCGGTCGCCGCCTTTTTCTACAATTACGGCTTCTTCACCGTGCTGGCCTTTGTGCCATTCGTCCTCAACATGTCGCCGTTCGCGGTCGGGATGATCTTCTTCGGCTGGGGCCTGTTCCTCGCCGTCTTTTCGGTGTTGATCGCACCGCGCCTGCAAGCCCGTTTCTCCTCCGTGCAGATCCTGTCCGGCTGCCTTCTGGTTTTCGCGCTGCTCCTCTGCGTCATGGCTTTCGCTCCGGCCCCGGTCATTGCCGGTTGCGTCGTCTTCTCCGGCGCGCTGATGGGGATTTGTAACACTGTCTTCACCGAGCTGGCCCTTGGAGTGTCGGACCACCCGCACCCCGTCGCATCAGCCGGCTATAACTTCGTCCGCTGGTTCTCCGGCGTCATCGCGCCCCTTGCAGCGCCCCATCTGGCCGAGAGCTTCGGCACACAATCGGCCTTCTTCGCTGCCGTCATTGCCGCCATCGTCGCGACCGCCGTTCTGGTCCTTGGCCGCAACGCACTTCGCGAAAAAGACGAGGAACTGCACGTCGCGGTCACGGCTTCCAAATCGGGCATCTTCGCCGCCCTGGAGGGCAGCCCGAAAGACGAAGCCGTTCTGGCGCGCGCCGCAGCCTTGGCCAAAAACCATGCAATGCCGGTCTTCGTGCTGCATGTCCGGACCTACGAGATCGCCGGGGGCATGGCAGTATTTTCGGAAACGGTGGCCGACGCCGCGAATATCGTCAACGCCGCGCTGACCCGCCTGCGGGCCGAGGGCGTAAAGGCCGAGGGCGATGTGATCGAGGCCGCAGCAGCCCATCTCGTGCCCGCCATCGACGCACAGTTGACCGGGTTGTCACCGAAATACGTCGTCATCAGCCGTGGCGAAGGCGGAGACCTCAGCCACGGCAGCACGGTCGAAAACCTGTTGCGCGAGATGCCGGAAGGGCCGGAACTGGCGATGGTATGA
- a CDS encoding MarR family winged helix-turn-helix transcriptional regulator, whose product MDKIDGAAETSAIARLEQELATLARLLEAMNRRRAYPLERSHYLLLLQLRDGPRRVGELSKVLALDTTTVTRQLAAMEGQGFVSRRPDPEDRRSTLFEQTPEGAACAAQMQTARKDGVSRLVAEWRPDEVAHFVDDLDRLNRSLYRRLEEGSGATDPEG is encoded by the coding sequence ATGGACAAAATTGATGGGGCAGCGGAGACTTCGGCGATTGCTCGGCTTGAGCAGGAGCTGGCGACGCTGGCGCGCTTGCTGGAAGCGATGAACCGCCGCCGTGCCTATCCGCTGGAACGGTCGCATTATCTGCTGCTTCTACAATTGCGCGACGGCCCGCGCCGTGTCGGAGAGCTGTCGAAAGTGCTGGCGCTCGACACCACAACTGTCACACGACAGCTTGCGGCGATGGAAGGGCAGGGCTTCGTGTCGCGGCGGCCCGACCCCGAGGACCGGCGCAGCACGCTTTTCGAGCAGACACCGGAAGGCGCGGCCTGCGCTGCCCAGATGCAGACGGCCCGCAAAGACGGCGTTTCCAGACTGGTTGCCGAATGGAGGCCAGACGAAGTCGCGCATTTCGTGGACGATCTGGATCGCCTGAACCGCTCGCTCTACCGTCGGTTGGAGGAAGGGTCCGGCGCGACCGACCCGGAAGGGTGA